A genomic segment from Legionella quinlivanii encodes:
- the glyQ gene encoding glycine--tRNA ligase subunit alpha, with translation MNKPSTFQDIILTLQQFWANQGCVILQPLDMEVGAGTFHPATFLRAIGPEPWAAAYVQPSRRPADGRYGDNPNRVQHYYQFQVILKPSPLDIQEKYLDSLRALGVDPLTDDIRFVEDNWESPTLGAWGLGWEVWQNGMEVSQFTYFQQVGGLSCKPVTGELTYGLERIAMAVLGVDNLFDLPWCKTQDKTVTYGDVFHQNEVEMSAYNFEHANVEALFSQFDYYETEAEKLIALGLPLPAYEMVIKASHAFNLLDARHAISVTERQRYILRVRQLSRSVAQTYYQAREALGFPLLKV, from the coding sequence ATGAATAAACCATCGACTTTCCAGGACATTATTTTGACTTTGCAACAATTCTGGGCCAATCAGGGATGCGTGATATTACAACCCCTGGACATGGAAGTCGGTGCCGGCACTTTTCATCCGGCAACATTCCTGAGAGCCATTGGCCCGGAGCCTTGGGCTGCGGCATATGTCCAGCCGTCCAGAAGGCCGGCTGACGGGCGTTATGGGGATAATCCTAATCGCGTGCAGCATTATTATCAGTTTCAGGTGATTTTGAAGCCGTCTCCACTGGATATTCAGGAAAAGTATCTTGATTCACTGCGCGCTCTGGGAGTTGATCCTTTAACCGATGATATTCGGTTCGTAGAAGACAATTGGGAGTCTCCTACTTTAGGTGCCTGGGGATTAGGCTGGGAAGTCTGGCAAAATGGAATGGAGGTTTCTCAGTTTACGTATTTCCAGCAGGTCGGCGGCTTAAGCTGTAAACCGGTCACTGGAGAACTCACTTATGGTCTTGAGCGTATCGCAATGGCCGTTTTAGGGGTAGACAATCTTTTTGATTTGCCCTGGTGCAAGACTCAGGATAAAACAGTGACCTATGGCGATGTGTTTCATCAGAACGAAGTGGAAATGTCAGCCTATAATTTTGAGCATGCGAATGTGGAAGCCTTATTCAGTCAGTTTGATTACTACGAAACCGAGGCTGAAAAATTAATTGCACTGGGCTTGCCTTTACCGGCTTATGAAATGGTTATCAAAGCGTCACATGCCTTTAATTTACTGGATGCGAGACATGCCATATCGGTGACTGAGAGACAGCGCTATATTTTGCGTGTGCGCCAACTATCAAGGTCGGTTGCACAGACTTACTATCAGGCACGTGAAGCCTTGGGCTTTCCTTTATTGAAGGTGTAA
- a CDS encoding DsbA family protein, with translation MKFSGLLTAGALITAMFSPMAMADSNTAADTAATASIPDAQKKAMEQVIHDYLVNNPEVLIEASQALQQKQQQNMQQQAQAAIQTNANDLFSDKLTVLGNPNGNVTLVEFFDYQCIHCKKMAPIVGGLIQKDPNLRVIYKEFPIFGKSSEQASRAALAAAMQGKYKAMHDALFNQDQKVTDQSINDAAKAAGLDMTKFAADMNSKTVTDALEANRQLAEKLHLMGTPAFIVASTPNGSFKAGSEPAFIPGAASEEALIDLIKKAGSN, from the coding sequence GTGAAATTTTCAGGACTGTTAACAGCTGGCGCATTAATTACTGCAATGTTTTCTCCAATGGCTATGGCAGATAGCAATACCGCAGCAGACACTGCCGCAACCGCTTCCATACCCGACGCGCAAAAGAAAGCGATGGAGCAGGTCATTCATGATTATTTGGTTAATAATCCCGAAGTGTTGATTGAAGCTTCCCAGGCATTGCAGCAAAAACAACAGCAAAACATGCAGCAACAGGCCCAGGCAGCAATTCAAACCAATGCGAACGATTTGTTCAGCGACAAATTAACTGTATTGGGTAATCCCAATGGCAATGTCACCCTGGTTGAATTTTTTGATTATCAGTGTATCCATTGCAAAAAAATGGCGCCTATTGTTGGTGGATTGATACAGAAAGATCCTAACCTGCGCGTTATTTACAAAGAATTCCCTATTTTTGGAAAAAGCTCTGAACAGGCCTCCCGCGCTGCTTTAGCGGCTGCGATGCAGGGCAAATACAAAGCAATGCATGATGCCTTGTTTAATCAGGATCAAAAAGTGACTGATCAAAGCATTAATGATGCAGCGAAAGCGGCTGGTCTGGATATGACCAAGTTTGCTGCGGATATGAATAGCAAAACAGTAACAGATGCTTTGGAAGCTAACCGTCAATTAGCTGAAAAACTGCATTTAATGGGAACGCCTGCATTTATCGTTGCATCGACACCCAATGGCAGCTTTAAAGCAGGCAGTGAGCCAGCGTTTATTCCTGGTGCCGCCAGTGAAGAGGCTTTAATTGACCTGATTAAGAAAGCGGGAAGTAATTAA
- the uvrD gene encoding DNA helicase II, with protein MTVETLTKGLNQKQYEAVTAALKNVLVLAGAGSGKTRVLVSRIAWMVSQYNMPFSSILAVTFTNKAAGEMRSRLAQIFNSPVHGLWVGTFHGLCHRMLRRHYERARLPETFHILDSDDQARLLKRVIASLNLDEEQWPVKQAQSFINGKKDEGLRPSHIHAQSYGPTRTLIRIYEAYEQACQNAGVIDFAEILLRTHELLRNNPDILEHYRQRFNAILVDEFQDTNTIQYAWIRLLAGDQAVVMAVGDDDQSIYGWRGAKVENIAQFVRDYPNTETIRLEQNYRSTSTILEAANALITNNKSRMGKELWTEGRAGEKIVVYSAFNELDEARFISDRISLALSQGRSADEVAILYRSNAQSRVLEEALLHAGIAYRIHGGLRFFERAEIKDALAYMRLMANSNDDTAFERVVNFPTRGIGEKTLDELRHLAKTEQISLWQAAELLINNSTLTQRASSALARFLDLIKDLQQRIAGLELDEQFNEVINLSGLYAHFAKVKGDKSESRLDNLQELISAAKQFRYEQDDYDEELPLLVAFLAHASLEAGEMQAAEHERYVHLMTLHAAKGLEFPVVFLSGMEEGVFPGKQSIEEPGRLEEERRLCYVGMTRAMEELFLTYAEVRRQYGREEYHRPSRFLRELPSELLHELRVKTQFQKPVTPKAMTASLAEEAGLQLGQTVSHAKFGTGVVISVEGNGAHTRVQVKFKSHGIKWLVLAYANLTPQEV; from the coding sequence ATGACGGTAGAAACATTAACAAAGGGTTTGAATCAAAAACAATATGAAGCCGTCACTGCTGCTTTGAAGAATGTTCTGGTTTTAGCGGGTGCTGGCAGTGGGAAAACACGAGTACTGGTAAGTCGGATAGCATGGATGGTGTCACAGTATAATATGCCCTTTTCATCTATTCTGGCCGTGACCTTTACGAATAAGGCCGCGGGAGAAATGCGCAGCCGGCTCGCTCAGATTTTTAACAGTCCGGTTCATGGTTTATGGGTAGGCACATTCCACGGGCTCTGCCATCGCATGTTGCGCCGCCATTATGAAAGAGCGCGTCTTCCGGAAACCTTTCATATTCTTGATAGTGACGATCAGGCTCGTCTGCTGAAGCGCGTTATAGCCTCCCTCAATCTCGATGAAGAGCAATGGCCGGTAAAGCAGGCTCAATCCTTTATTAATGGTAAAAAAGACGAGGGCCTGCGTCCCTCGCATATTCATGCGCAAAGCTATGGACCTACCCGAACGCTGATTCGTATTTATGAGGCTTATGAGCAAGCATGTCAGAACGCAGGCGTCATTGATTTTGCCGAGATCCTGCTCAGAACGCATGAATTGCTGCGTAATAATCCGGATATCCTTGAGCATTATCGCCAGCGATTTAACGCCATTTTAGTGGATGAGTTTCAGGACACCAACACCATTCAATATGCCTGGATTCGCTTATTAGCCGGTGATCAGGCGGTGGTTATGGCAGTGGGAGATGATGATCAGTCGATCTATGGCTGGCGGGGGGCGAAAGTTGAAAATATCGCTCAGTTTGTCAGGGATTATCCCAATACGGAGACGATTCGTCTGGAGCAGAATTACCGCTCTACGTCAACCATCCTTGAAGCGGCTAACGCCTTAATTACCAACAACAAGTCTCGAATGGGTAAGGAGCTGTGGACAGAGGGACGAGCTGGTGAAAAGATTGTCGTTTACAGCGCTTTTAATGAGCTGGATGAAGCACGCTTTATCAGTGATCGCATTAGTCTTGCTTTGAGTCAGGGACGCAGTGCCGATGAGGTGGCCATTTTGTATCGCTCCAATGCGCAATCCCGTGTTTTGGAAGAAGCATTGCTGCATGCCGGAATTGCTTATCGAATTCATGGGGGGCTGCGCTTTTTTGAACGGGCTGAAATTAAGGACGCACTGGCTTATATGCGTTTGATGGCCAATTCAAACGACGATACCGCGTTTGAGCGGGTGGTTAATTTTCCGACACGCGGTATTGGTGAAAAAACATTGGATGAGCTGCGCCATTTGGCTAAAACAGAGCAAATCTCACTTTGGCAGGCAGCTGAGCTGTTAATTAATAACTCCACACTGACTCAGCGGGCAAGCAGTGCCCTGGCCCGTTTTCTGGATTTAATAAAAGATCTTCAACAGCGGATTGCAGGGCTTGAACTCGATGAGCAATTCAATGAAGTCATCAATTTAAGCGGCCTGTATGCTCATTTCGCGAAAGTGAAGGGAGATAAGTCTGAATCGCGCCTGGATAACCTTCAGGAGTTAATTAGTGCTGCCAAACAATTTCGCTATGAGCAGGATGATTATGATGAGGAATTACCTTTATTAGTTGCGTTTTTAGCTCATGCTTCGCTCGAAGCGGGCGAAATGCAGGCGGCAGAGCATGAGCGCTATGTTCATCTGATGACCCTTCATGCGGCTAAGGGTTTGGAGTTTCCGGTCGTGTTTTTAAGCGGAATGGAAGAAGGGGTATTTCCTGGGAAGCAGTCTATTGAGGAACCTGGACGGCTCGAGGAAGAAAGAAGATTATGCTACGTAGGAATGACTCGGGCAATGGAAGAGCTTTTTCTGACATATGCGGAAGTCAGGCGTCAGTATGGCCGTGAAGAGTATCATCGTCCTTCCCGCTTCCTGCGTGAACTACCCTCAGAGCTTTTACATGAATTAAGGGTAAAAACGCAATTCCAGAAGCCAGTTACTCCCAAAGCCATGACAGCCAGTTTGGCGGAAGAGGCCGGATTGCAATTAGGTCAGACAGTTTCTCATGCCAAATTTGGAACAGGGGTGGTTATTTCTGTGGAAGGAAACGGGGCGCATACGCGTGTACAGGTTAAATTCAAAAGCCATGGAATAAAATGGCTCGTGCTTGCTTACGCCAATCTGACACCGCAAGAGGTTTAA
- the pip gene encoding prolyl aminopeptidase → MHSLYPPIKPYYVHELPVAHPHVLYVEETGNPEGLPVIVLHPGPGAGGDAYLRRFFDPQIYRIILFDQRGCCRSTPHLELNDNTTQSLMDDIDAIRDYLGLQRFVLSGGGWGSLLALLYAELYPQQICGLLLHRIFLGRQQDIDWFYRQGANLVYPDYWQEFTHLIPETQLDEVPAYYTSRLQGPNELGRMSAAKNWTLWLARCSSLQPHQNLIDQYSDPHFALTLATLETHYINNRYFIEENQVLKNASKLRHIPAYLIHGRYDMVCPLSGALTLHQALPASNLSIVRDAGHSDREAGIIDALICASKEMSRQRLDAC, encoded by the coding sequence ATGCATAGCTTATATCCACCCATTAAACCCTACTATGTCCATGAGCTCCCCGTTGCCCACCCCCATGTATTGTATGTTGAGGAAACAGGAAATCCCGAAGGTTTGCCGGTTATAGTATTGCATCCAGGGCCAGGGGCTGGAGGTGACGCCTATCTCAGGCGTTTTTTTGATCCGCAGATTTATCGCATTATTCTATTTGATCAGCGTGGTTGCTGCCGCTCCACTCCGCATCTTGAACTTAACGACAACACCACACAGTCGTTAATGGACGATATCGATGCTATTCGGGATTACCTGGGGCTTCAGCGCTTTGTTTTGTCAGGCGGAGGCTGGGGAAGTTTACTGGCATTATTGTATGCCGAACTCTATCCTCAGCAAATCTGCGGCTTGTTATTACATCGTATTTTTTTAGGCAGACAACAGGATATTGACTGGTTTTATCGCCAGGGCGCTAATTTGGTTTATCCCGATTACTGGCAGGAGTTTACTCATCTTATTCCGGAGACGCAGCTTGATGAAGTGCCTGCTTATTACACTAGCCGCTTGCAGGGACCTAATGAATTGGGGCGTATGTCCGCTGCAAAAAACTGGACGCTTTGGCTGGCTCGCTGCAGCAGCCTGCAACCGCATCAAAACTTAATTGATCAGTATAGCGACCCGCATTTTGCCCTGACCCTCGCTACCCTCGAAACCCATTATATTAATAATCGCTATTTTATTGAAGAGAATCAGGTACTTAAGAATGCCAGTAAACTGCGCCATATCCCGGCCTATCTGATTCATGGACGTTATGACATGGTATGCCCTTTATCAGGTGCCTTGACATTGCATCAGGCTCTGCCCGCTTCCAATTTAAGCATTGTGCGCGATGCAGGCCATTCAGACAGGGAGGCAGGAATTATTGATGCGCTAATATGCGCAAGCAAGGAAATGTCTCGCCAGAGATTAGACGCATGCTGA
- the dtd gene encoding D-aminoacyl-tRNA deacylase, with the protein MLTVIQVVREARVEVEQQIIGQIEHGLLILCGFGPTDNSATLETMLEKCLNYRIFCDMQGKMNLNLQQVEGGLLLVPQFTLLAETRKGLRPSFSNAASPNQARALFSELVELANQKYSRVAKGKFGANMQVHLCNDGPVTFVMDF; encoded by the coding sequence ATGCTGACGGTTATTCAGGTAGTTCGTGAAGCACGTGTAGAAGTCGAACAGCAGATAATCGGTCAGATTGAGCATGGTCTTCTGATTTTATGCGGTTTTGGTCCGACAGACAACAGCGCCACCCTGGAAACCATGCTTGAAAAATGCCTTAATTACCGCATCTTTTGTGATATGCAAGGAAAAATGAATTTAAATCTGCAGCAGGTTGAAGGCGGCTTGTTACTGGTTCCTCAGTTTACCCTGCTCGCAGAAACACGAAAAGGCTTAAGGCCCAGCTTTTCCAATGCCGCCTCTCCAAATCAGGCCAGAGCTTTATTCAGCGAACTGGTTGAACTGGCTAATCAGAAATACTCAAGAGTAGCAAAAGGGAAATTTGGAGCCAATATGCAGGTCCACCTCTGTAACGATGGACCGGTAACCTTTGTGATGGATTTTTAA
- a CDS encoding VacJ family lipoprotein, with product MRLMAALTTCASSFLLASCIHKGPNPVDPYESINRETHKFNMAFDATFLKPPARLYKAVLPGPVRASINNAYENVNMIPTVGNDLLQGELRQAGKDTWRFLINSTLGIAGFFDPASRMGLPPHSNDLGLTFAKWGNKESPYIVIPFLGPSTFRDGMGMLFEYPLLTPYPYLDSTVLTNTLIGVRYVDLRSQLFDTERLMDEALDKYAFIRDAYLQHRNYRITGEQGETGDSESLYVEENGESGEKASSNSGLGSDYVDE from the coding sequence ATGCGTTTAATGGCAGCTTTAACGACTTGTGCAAGCTCATTTCTGCTTGCCTCCTGTATTCATAAAGGCCCTAATCCTGTTGACCCTTATGAATCCATTAATCGCGAGACTCACAAGTTCAATATGGCATTTGATGCCACATTTTTGAAACCGCCGGCTCGTCTTTACAAAGCGGTTTTACCAGGACCTGTACGCGCCAGCATTAACAATGCCTATGAAAATGTGAATATGATTCCAACAGTAGGCAATGATTTGCTGCAGGGAGAATTACGTCAAGCAGGCAAAGACACGTGGCGCTTTCTGATTAACTCCACCTTAGGTATCGCCGGATTTTTTGACCCTGCCAGCCGAATGGGGTTGCCGCCGCACAGTAATGATTTGGGCCTCACCTTTGCAAAATGGGGAAATAAGGAATCTCCCTATATTGTAATTCCATTCCTCGGTCCAAGCACTTTCCGCGATGGTATGGGCATGCTCTTTGAATACCCCCTGCTAACGCCTTATCCTTATCTGGACAGCACTGTTCTGACGAATACGCTTATTGGAGTGAGATATGTTGATTTGCGCTCCCAATTGTTCGACACCGAACGGCTTATGGATGAAGCCCTGGATAAATATGCCTTTATCCGCGATGCCTACTTACAGCACCGCAATTATCGAATTACTGGCGAACAAGGGGAAACTGGTGACTCGGAATCCTTGTATGTTGAAGAAAACGGTGAAAGCGGAGAGAAAGCAAGCAGTAATTCGGGTCTGGGTAGTGATTATGTCGATGAATAA
- the trmL gene encoding tRNA (uridine(34)/cytosine(34)/5-carboxymethylaminomethyluridine(34)-2'-O)-methyltransferase TrmL, which translates to MLHIALYQPEIPPNTGNIIRLCANTGAQLHLIHPLGFEMDDKRMRRAGLDYHEWANVIHYENEAAFVEQNSNRRIFACSTKGSVPYNQITYQNDDLLLFGPETRGLPAELRERYSAIRIPMKENSRSLNLSNSVAIILYEAWRQLSFV; encoded by the coding sequence ATGTTGCATATTGCGCTTTATCAGCCTGAGATTCCACCCAATACCGGCAATATTATTCGGTTGTGCGCCAATACTGGCGCGCAATTACATCTGATTCATCCACTTGGTTTTGAAATGGACGACAAGCGCATGCGGCGTGCGGGTCTCGATTATCATGAATGGGCCAATGTCATTCACTATGAGAATGAAGCGGCATTTGTTGAGCAAAATAGCAACCGGCGTATATTTGCCTGTTCCACCAAAGGCAGCGTTCCCTATAATCAAATCACCTATCAGAATGACGATCTATTACTATTCGGACCGGAAACTCGTGGTTTACCTGCTGAATTAAGAGAGCGCTATAGTGCCATTCGCATTCCGATGAAGGAAAACAGCCGCAGCTTAAATCTTTCTAATTCGGTCGCTATTATTCTTTATGAAGCCTGGCGGCAATTAAGCTTTGTTTGA
- the cydX gene encoding cytochrome bd-I oxidase subunit CydX: MMWYFSWILGTGLACTFAILNAMWLELRVSDSNQPVNDI, translated from the coding sequence ATTATGTGGTATTTTTCCTGGATTTTGGGCACAGGTCTGGCATGCACTTTTGCAATATTAAATGCGATGTGGCTTGAGTTGCGGGTTAGTGATTCAAATCAGCCCGTGAATGATATCTGA
- the cydB gene encoding cytochrome d ubiquinol oxidase subunit II, with the protein MIIDYEMLRVIWWILLGLLLIGFAVMDGFDLGVVMWLPWLAKDDTEKRILINSIAPTWEGNQVWFILGGGAIFAAWPALYALSFSGFYLAMLLVLLALILRPVGFKYRSKLPSMQWRNNWDKALFIGGVVPALVFGVAMGNVLQGVPFYFDTSLRPFYTGTFLELLNPFALLCGVLSVTMLAMHGAFFLTVKTVGPVQNRATVAARASAMLVILLFAAAGVWIYLGIDGYALAHPIPQDGPSNPLYKTVVRVPGAWFFNYYQKPWTMLVPAAALISALLAILCFKKQKIAFLFSALTVACIIATVGVSMFPFILPSLSNPSQSLTVWDSSSSALTLTIMLFATLILLPLVLLYTAWVYRVLRGKVTPETVNNNSAMGY; encoded by the coding sequence ATGATTATCGATTACGAAATGTTGCGAGTGATATGGTGGATTCTCTTGGGACTCTTGCTGATTGGATTTGCGGTGATGGATGGCTTCGATCTGGGCGTGGTGATGTGGTTGCCCTGGCTCGCCAAAGACGATACTGAAAAGAGAATCCTGATTAATAGTATTGCTCCAACCTGGGAAGGCAATCAAGTGTGGTTTATTCTGGGCGGCGGGGCGATTTTTGCCGCTTGGCCCGCATTGTATGCCTTATCTTTTTCCGGTTTTTATCTTGCCATGCTGCTGGTACTGCTCGCATTGATTTTGCGGCCAGTCGGATTTAAATACCGTTCCAAACTGCCATCGATGCAGTGGCGAAATAATTGGGACAAAGCCCTTTTTATCGGCGGAGTAGTGCCGGCGCTGGTCTTCGGTGTGGCAATGGGAAATGTATTGCAGGGGGTTCCTTTTTATTTTGATACGAGCCTGCGTCCTTTCTACACTGGAACTTTCCTGGAGTTATTAAATCCCTTTGCCTTGTTATGCGGGGTATTATCGGTAACCATGCTGGCCATGCATGGCGCGTTTTTCCTGACAGTGAAAACAGTGGGGCCTGTCCAAAACCGTGCAACCGTGGCTGCGCGCGCAAGTGCTATGCTGGTAATTCTTTTATTTGCAGCGGCGGGAGTCTGGATTTATCTGGGAATCGACGGCTATGCCTTGGCCCATCCGATTCCGCAGGATGGACCATCCAACCCTCTTTATAAAACGGTAGTCAGGGTGCCCGGAGCCTGGTTTTTCAATTATTATCAGAAACCCTGGACAATGCTTGTGCCTGCAGCCGCACTGATATCAGCTTTGCTTGCTATTTTATGTTTTAAAAAACAGAAAATAGCTTTTTTATTCAGTGCACTGACCGTTGCATGCATTATTGCTACAGTGGGAGTCAGCATGTTTCCTTTCATTCTGCCTTCGCTAAGCAATCCCTCACAAAGTTTAACAGTATGGGATAGTTCTTCGAGTGCTTTGACTCTAACAATTATGCTGTTTGCAACTCTGATTTTACTGCCGCTGGTTCTTTTGTATACGGCATGGGTTTATCGCGTCCTTAGGGGCAAGGTGACACCAGAGACCGTTAACAATAATTCCGCAATGGGCTATTAG